In Sphingobacteriaceae bacterium, the following proteins share a genomic window:
- a CDS encoding TIGR00730 family Rossman fold protein has protein sequence MTSEGEDRIRDAFANKDWNDIKAQNSWQIFKIMSEFVEGFEKMSRIGPCVSIFGSARTKPENKYYQLAEEIAFRLVKEGYGIITGGGPGIMEAANKGARRGEGKSVGLNIVLPFEQSNNDYIDTDKSINFDYFFVRKTIFLKYSQGFIGMPGGFGTMDELFESLTLVQTNKIAQFPVVLVGSDYWKGMIEWMKNTMLDQEHNINAIDLDLFKIVDTAEDAAKHIVDFYSKYLLKPNF, from the coding sequence ATGACATCAGAAGGAGAAGACAGAATCAGGGACGCGTTTGCAAACAAAGACTGGAACGACATCAAAGCACAAAACAGCTGGCAGATTTTTAAAATCATGAGCGAATTTGTAGAAGGCTTTGAAAAAATGAGTCGTATCGGACCTTGTGTTTCTATTTTTGGAAGCGCACGCACCAAACCTGAAAATAAATATTATCAGTTGGCAGAAGAAATAGCTTTTAGATTGGTAAAAGAAGGCTATGGTATTATTACAGGTGGTGGTCCGGGTATTATGGAAGCCGCTAATAAAGGAGCTCGCAGGGGTGAAGGGAAATCGGTAGGTTTAAATATTGTATTGCCTTTTGAACAATCCAATAACGATTACATTGATACCGACAAGTCTATCAACTTTGACTACTTCTTTGTACGCAAAACAATCTTTCTTAAGTACTCGCAAGGATTTATTGGTATGCCCGGGGGATTTGGAACCATGGATGAATTATTTGAATCTTTGACCCTCGTTCAGACCAATAAAATTGCACAGTTTCCGGTTGTATTAGTGGGCAGCGATTATTGGAAAGGAATGATTGAATGGATGAAAAACACCATGCTCGATCAGGAGCATAATATTAACGCGATAGATCTTGATCTTTTTAAAATCGTGGATACAGCCGAAGATGCGGCAAAACACATTGTTGATTTTTACAGCAAATATCTACTCAAACCAAATTTCTAG
- a CDS encoding lipid A biosynthesis acyltransferase, with product MSTQTKFLVSWLFKIFVLPLLYFISVLPFWLHHIFSWKLYVLVYYVVGYRKKVVLQNLKNSFPEKSDAEIKKISKQFYKHFCDVIFEILKLMTISDAEFKKRFAFTANGIAIIENYEARKQSIIGVMGHCGNWEWGAIAHQFYFDQLITGVYHPLSSKSFDAFMLKLRGRKGGNIVAMKNLYRELLGLKQKNIPTTVGLIADQTPPPESAYWTTFLNQDTPVFNGPEKLAKKFNYPMIYVPVKKLRRGYYEMDAIIITETPNELPDGAISELHAKALEKNIIEQPYTWLWTHKRWKHKRPTN from the coding sequence ATATCTACTCAAACCAAATTTCTAGTGAGCTGGCTTTTTAAAATATTCGTACTGCCTCTACTCTACTTTATTTCCGTTTTACCGTTCTGGCTGCACCATATTTTCAGCTGGAAACTTTATGTACTAGTATATTATGTTGTAGGTTACCGCAAAAAAGTAGTTCTCCAAAATCTGAAAAATTCTTTTCCTGAAAAATCGGACGCAGAAATAAAAAAAATCAGTAAACAGTTTTACAAACATTTCTGTGACGTTATTTTTGAGATCTTAAAACTTATGACGATCTCAGACGCCGAGTTTAAAAAACGTTTCGCCTTTACAGCGAACGGTATTGCAATAATTGAAAATTATGAAGCCAGGAAACAAAGCATCATAGGAGTGATGGGACATTGCGGAAACTGGGAATGGGGCGCCATCGCTCATCAATTTTATTTCGACCAGCTTATTACCGGCGTTTACCATCCTTTAAGCAGCAAAAGCTTTGACGCTTTTATGTTGAAACTACGTGGACGAAAAGGTGGAAACATTGTAGCTATGAAAAATCTTTACCGCGAACTACTTGGTCTTAAACAAAAAAATATTCCCACAACGGTTGGGTTAATCGCCGATCAAACGCCGCCGCCCGAAAGCGCCTACTGGACCACCTTTTTAAACCAGGACACTCCTGTTTTTAATGGCCCAGAAAAACTTGCGAAAAAATTTAATTACCCGATGATTTATGTTCCGGTAAAGAAATTAAGAAGAGGCTATTACGAAATGGATGCTATAATTATCACAGAAACTCCAAATGAACTTCCGGATGGGGCTATCTCTGAACTTCATGCAAAAGCTCTCGAAAAAAATATTATAGAACAGCCCTACACCTGGTTATGGACACATAAAAGGTGGAAACACAAAAGACCTACTAACTAA